The following is a genomic window from Xyrauchen texanus isolate HMW12.3.18 chromosome 6, RBS_HiC_50CHRs, whole genome shotgun sequence.
TTATGTAAAACTgagattcccccaatgtacaaaTCATATACTCGAACATGAaggacagtcgatattttacacTGGTGTGTAAGTAAGGGATAATATACAGTAGGCAGATGGTTTATTTGGTTGGTATCCGTGTAAATCTGGATAATAAACAGTCAGCAAGTTGTTATCGCACAATTAACCTGAAAGGGTGAGACCCAGATGCAAAGCAACTAACCAAATGAATAAATCCATGGACATGGATATaatattgatttgcgttgaaattCTGTAATTTGAGAAAAAGAAATTGCTGAACCACTGGAATCAACCTCTGGTTTGACTCCTCATTATTCAGCTCATtaaaagactacttgccaaataaacaaataaatagacatgaaacattgatgcgatttaaatatttttggttcGTTTGTTTACTTGTAGAGATCTCACAGTGATCTCAGAAGCAGGAGAGACGGCTTGCAGAACCTAGATGAGTGGTCTGATATGTAGATGTGCAGTTGTAACAGAGCAATATCGGACCACTGGATGGCACCATTGACCGAATCCAGTAtttcagagagccgtgtaataaataGGTATAGATTACAGTTTATGTgatttttcccactgtactcccagattTATTGAATTCTTTCTGCTATGTTCACTTGTTGATGGACtacatcctatgacgtttgttatgcCGGTCTGTTCCATGCACGCtcactcttcaaacacccatcaaGACGCCACTTAtgcgtttacatggccacattaagctGCGTTCTCtgagagaaacctaggtgtgttaaaccgctttctcttaatcagTGTTCtagtttacatgacgtttcagaactgAATACACTTTTTTCTTAAGTGCAGGTAAACATGGTCAATGACAAAGATCTAAATACAATGCACAATTAATGAAGTGGTTTATAAGGAAAAAGGTGAATGTCCTACAATGGCCcaaattatattatttgaaaatgctgttatAAATGCTAATTAACTTGTGCCTCCTGTGCCTAGTTTCAGATCCCAAACAAGACTTATTTTGTTGCCATGTACTTTAAGTTGTTTATTCCTGCCCAACCCACCATATAATAATGTTTAGGCCTACTTGATTTACTTTTCCATTAGTAATGCAATGGGAAGCCCCCTTTGGTCATAATTTATATGGGATATACACACACTCGAGTGACCTCCATCCACAATCTCTTTTGCAAGGGAAGTCTTAGGTAAATGCTGGAAAACACATTATTCCCTGTTTTAGTATTGTAACATAACACTTTCAAAATTGTGGTAAGTTATGGGAGGGTTAAGTTTGAAATATTCACATCATTAATGTCGAGCAAGAtcttaaaaatcacataaatgcttAAATTACATGTTTTACGTTGTCATTGCCAATACTGGGAAAAGAGGATTTGACAATTTCATGttatcacaataaatattgatatacagtatttatgtattATTCTTTAGAATCGTTCTAAGTAAATGCACTTATTGAGAGTTGAAGGCAGTCATTTAACAATAAGTAATGAATCAAGGTAACCTTTATTGTACCATCAAGACCATGTCTACTTACTGCAATGAGATGTTGCTTATCTCAATGATAAGAATAACCTTGATCCTTTCCCTTTTACACTGACAGAAGCATTCACTGCTTTACAATTTCTATCAATTATTTTACCAGTGACATTGCCCTAGAAAGATTTGTTCACATTTtccttaatattattttaattaaaatgtttatttgtttatagagATATCTTTGTTTATGGTATATCTTGCTTGGCCTGAAAACTTTAAGTCAAATTTAATCAGATTTGATCTGATTGTTATAATCTTTAATTATTTGATACACAAGTGGCATTTCAGTGATCCAATTCTCTCTTGTCTTTCTCTCTTACTATAGTTTACTAATTAATAAATTAGTTGGAGTTTAAGTATAAAAGTAAAAATTCGATGACATCTTTTAATTAAGGAGCTATGTTTTGCCTTATGATTAGAAAGCAAAACATGTTATTccattataatgttatttatatataaaaaagaaaaaaaagaaatataaatatattttaatgctgTCTTCGGATGGTACtaaatgttacaaaaataaaaaggcaatCAATAGAAAATTCTTCCAtcaacactttatttttattcaaattaatatttgacactttaaaaagtatttattacTTATAAACACAAATGCATTATTGTACATTTCACTTATTTCTATCTGACCATATTTAGTCTCATTTACTGGCTCTGCACTGCAAGGATTGTCAAGACATGTCATGTGACCTGGAATTACTTCTGTGGGAGGAGTATAAACACAGCTGCCAAGAACAAGGAAACAAAAACTGCCGTTCTGCCACTGGAATGCAAAAAGTGGAACATGGGCTATCTCCTTCAAATCCTGCTCGCTCTGTTCATCTCTGTCATAGGTGGCCTTTACCTTCTGGGGGCTTTTCGCCGCCGGCGGGCTGGAGAACCCCCTCTGGATAAAGGCCCTATTCCCTGGCTTGGCCATGTGCTGGAATTCAGGAAGGACACAGCAAAATTCCTGCAGAGAATGAAGGAAAAACATGGAGATATTTTCACAGTGCAGCTTGGTGGCTTTTATTTCACTTTCATTACAGATCCACTATCTTTTGGCCCAGTGGTCAAAGAGGCAAGAGCAAAACTGGACTTTACCAAGTTTGCTGAGCAACTGGTTGCAAGAGTATTTGGCTATCATTCCATGGAAAGCGAGCACAAGTTGCTCCAAACATCAAGCACAAAATATCTCATGGGAGACGGTCTGGTTGTCATGACTCAGGCGATGATGAACAATCTTCAGAACTTAATGCTCCATAGTGTTGGATCTGGGAATGACAATAATTGGCAAGAATCTGGACTGTTTTCTTACAGCTACAACATTGTCTTCCGAGCTGGCTACCTGGCGCTCTTTGGTAACGAGTCACCCAAAACCACTGGGACTTTAGGAAAAGCTAAGGAAATTGACCGACAACACTCGGAAGAACTTTTCAGTGAGTTCAGAAAGTATGACCAGCTCTTCCCCAATCTGGCTTATGGTGTCCTGGGCCCTGGCGAGAAGTTGGAGGCAGAGCGTTTGAAGAAGCTGTTCTGGAACATGCTCTCGGTGCAGAAGATGAGCTCCAGAGACAACATTAGTGGCTGGGTGCAAGAACAGCAACAGGCTAGGGCTGAGAATGGCATGCAAGAGTTTATGCAGGATCGGTTTATGTTTCTACTTCTCTGGGCATCTCAAGGAAACACAGGTCCTGCAGCCTTCTGGCTACTCTTGTATCTTATGAAGCACCCTGATGCTATGGCAGCTGTCAAGAAGGAAGTCGAGGAGGTTCTCAGAGAAACCAAGCAGGAGGTAAAGCGTGGTGGGCCACTTATTGACCTGACCAGAGACATGCTCCTCAAAACACCCGTGCTAGACAGCGCTGTGGAGGAGACCCTCCGTCTAACGGCTGCACCTGTCCTTACAAGAGCTGTTCTGCAGGATATGACCATCAACATGGCCAACGGACAACAGTACAACATCCGAGATGGTGACAGAGTGGCAATTTTCCCCTACACTGCTGTTCAGGTGGACCCAGAGGTGTACCCAGATCCCCTCACCTTCAAGTTTGACCGTTTTCTCACACCAGATGGAAGCAAAAAGACCGATTTCTACAAGGCTGGAAAGAAACTCAAGTACTACAATATGCCTTGGGGTGCTGGAACCACCATGTGTCCAGGAAGATTCTTTGCCACCAATGAGCTGAAGCAGTTTCTCTTTCTCATGTTGACATACTTTGACTTTGAGCTGAAAAACCCATATGAAGAGATTCCAGGTATTGATATCAGACGATGGGGTTTTGGCTCCATGCAACCAACCAAAGACATTCAGTTTAGATACAGACTTCGATTTTAGattgttattataatataaactCATTCCCAAAACTTTGAACAATATACTCATTAAAAGGCAATTGCACTCATGAAAGCTTGCTTAGAAACTGAAAATGTTCTACATGTCCTGTGCATTTGAAGTGATTTCTGGAAAAAGTTATAGTGTTACTGTGTCCTCTAGTACCCTGAGGTGTTGTTTTCACAATATCTCACAGTgaccatgagtgtgtgtgtgtgtttactgcaTTACGAAAGGACTTTACCCATGCTGTAACAGTTAGACATTAACACTGTTAagaatgttatatttataaaaacaagaaTACTGTGCAGGATCAACAtacttaaaaacataaataaaaaatcttacataTTATGCAGCTTGCCCATGTGTTATTTGAGATATAAAAAACAAGTATAtcatttacaatataaaataaaagcatgaattaaTCTCCCCATGTTTTCAGCACTCAATGAGGTGAGCATGGAGTAACAGAGTATTTTAAGACAGAAAATGTTTAAAGATATAGTCATACTGCAtgctattttctgtttgttttgttttttgtactacTCTGGTCGCACGtaagtagtacttaatctctaCAACACATTTCCCAAAAGCTGTGTTATCTAAGTGCATGCTGAAACTTCATGTAGGCCTACTTTGTTAAGCATAATCAACTAAATGCTGTAGAGATATATTTTCAGTAATTATATTGAATGTACAGGAAAACATATGCAGCCCAGCAATAATGACT
Proteins encoded in this region:
- the LOC127645249 gene encoding 5-beta-cholestane-3-alpha,7-alpha-diol 12-alpha-hydroxylase-like translates to MGYLLQILLALFISVIGGLYLLGAFRRRRAGEPPLDKGPIPWLGHVLEFRKDTAKFLQRMKEKHGDIFTVQLGGFYFTFITDPLSFGPVVKEARAKLDFTKFAEQLVARVFGYHSMESEHKLLQTSSTKYLMGDGLVVMTQAMMNNLQNLMLHSVGSGNDNNWQESGLFSYSYNIVFRAGYLALFGNESPKTTGTLGKAKEIDRQHSEELFSEFRKYDQLFPNLAYGVLGPGEKLEAERLKKLFWNMLSVQKMSSRDNISGWVQEQQQARAENGMQEFMQDRFMFLLLWASQGNTGPAAFWLLLYLMKHPDAMAAVKKEVEEVLRETKQEVKRGGPLIDLTRDMLLKTPVLDSAVEETLRLTAAPVLTRAVLQDMTINMANGQQYNIRDGDRVAIFPYTAVQVDPEVYPDPLTFKFDRFLTPDGSKKTDFYKAGKKLKYYNMPWGAGTTMCPGRFFATNELKQFLFLMLTYFDFELKNPYEEIPGIDIRRWGFGSMQPTKDIQFRYRLRF